A single Alteribacter lacisalsi DNA region contains:
- the recF gene encoding DNA replication/repair protein RecF (All proteins in this family for which functions are known are DNA-binding proteins that assist the filamentation of RecA onto DNA for the initiation of recombination or recombinational repair.): MHINELALKNYRNYPEATLTFENEVNVIIGENAQGKTNLMEAIYVLALAKSHRTPRDKELIRWDQDFARIQGKLTKRTGPLQMEVVFSEKGKKVKLNHLEKKRLSDYIGTCNIVMFAPEDLNLVKGSPQVRRRFLDMELGQINNVYLYHLARFHKILKQRNQLLKNLQKSRKDYDETMLDVMTDQLIDSAVEVVSKRFSFLSRLQVWAEDIHKEISRGLERLEIRYIPSCNVSEQMDLSTMKDRMKEAFSRTGDREIYRGTTLIGPHRDDLRFDVNGRDIQTYGSQGQQRTTALSLKLAEIELIYEKVGEYPILLLDDVLSELDDFRQSHLLSAIQGKVQTFVTTTSVEGIHHETLENARIYYVDQGMAKRKD; this comes from the coding sequence GTGCACATTAACGAACTGGCGCTGAAAAACTACAGAAACTACCCGGAAGCCACCCTTACCTTTGAAAATGAAGTCAATGTGATCATCGGGGAGAATGCCCAGGGCAAAACAAATCTCATGGAAGCGATTTATGTGCTGGCTCTTGCTAAATCCCACCGGACGCCGCGGGACAAAGAGCTTATTCGATGGGATCAGGATTTTGCACGCATTCAGGGAAAACTCACGAAGCGGACAGGACCACTTCAGATGGAAGTGGTGTTTTCTGAAAAGGGCAAAAAAGTAAAGCTAAATCACCTGGAAAAAAAGCGGCTCAGTGACTATATAGGGACATGCAATATCGTTATGTTTGCCCCGGAAGATCTGAATCTTGTAAAAGGCAGCCCCCAGGTGAGAAGACGGTTCCTTGATATGGAACTCGGACAGATTAATAACGTCTACCTCTACCACCTGGCCCGTTTTCATAAAATACTTAAACAGCGGAACCAGCTTCTTAAAAATCTTCAGAAATCGAGAAAAGATTATGACGAGACCATGCTGGATGTAATGACAGACCAGCTGATTGATTCCGCAGTCGAAGTTGTTTCAAAACGATTTTCTTTTCTCTCCAGACTTCAGGTGTGGGCTGAGGACATTCATAAAGAAATCAGCCGCGGGCTTGAAAGACTGGAGATCAGATATATTCCATCCTGTAACGTATCAGAACAGATGGACTTGTCGACAATGAAAGATAGGATGAAAGAAGCGTTCAGCCGTACCGGTGACCGTGAAATCTACCGGGGAACCACATTGATCGGCCCGCACCGTGACGACCTTAGATTTGACGTTAACGGGCGGGATATTCAGACATACGGATCCCAGGGTCAGCAGCGCACAACGGCATTATCACTTAAACTGGCAGAAATAGAGTTAATCTATGAAAAAGTTGGTGAATATCCAATCCTTCTTCTTGATGACGTTCTTTCCGAACTGGACGATTTCCGCCAGTCGCATCTTCTCAGCGCCATACAGGGGAAAGTCCAGACGTTTGTGACGACAACAAGTGTGGAGGGCATTCACCATGAAACGCTTGAGAACGCCCGTATTTACTATGTTGATCAGGGTATGGCAAAACGAAAGGATTGA
- the yaaA gene encoding S4 domain-containing protein YaaA, which yields MEETVKIEGKFLTLGQLLKETGVIDTGGMAKWFLQEHDVFVNDEAEDRRGRKLYPGDIVRLEGGEAFVLE from the coding sequence ATGGAAGAAACAGTGAAAATTGAAGGTAAGTTTTTGACTCTCGGTCAGCTTCTGAAAGAGACAGGTGTAATAGACACCGGCGGGATGGCGAAATGGTTTCTTCAGGAGCATGATGTATTTGTAAACGATGAAGCCGAGGACCGCAGGGGAAGAAAACTGTATCCAGGTGACATTGTCAGACTGGAAGGCGGCGAAGCGTTTGTACTGGAGTAG
- the remB gene encoding extracellular matrix regulator RemB encodes MFIHLGGDTVIRSKDVVAILDHQSRGMSQDNEEFLTEHGRRKKVTEISADTIKSVVITEGQVYLSPISSLTLKRRANAAVDIEEEEAGQSETAE; translated from the coding sequence ATGTTTATCCATTTAGGCGGTGATACCGTCATCCGTTCAAAAGACGTGGTGGCCATCCTGGATCATCAGAGCCGGGGGATGTCACAGGACAACGAGGAGTTCCTGACAGAACACGGAAGGCGGAAAAAGGTAACCGAAATTTCAGCAGACACAATAAAGTCTGTGGTGATTACCGAAGGGCAGGTATATCTGTCACCTATTTCTTCTCTTACTCTGAAGCGGAGGGCGAATGCGGCCGTGGATATTGAAGAAGAAGAAGCCGGACAGTCGGAAACGGCAGAATAA
- the gyrB gene encoding DNA topoisomerase (ATP-hydrolyzing) subunit B: protein MDQQQSYDESQIQVLEGLEAVRKRPGMYIGSTSVRGLHHLVWEIVDNSIDEAMGGHCDTIRVTIGEDNSITVEDNGRGIPVGIHEKMGRPAVEVIMTVLHAGGKFGGGGYKVSGGLHGVGASVVNALSTLLEVEVHKDGQVYYQAFKQGVPQEDLKVTGETDKQGTIIRFEPDPDIFTETTVFDYDILANRLRELAFLNRGLRIFITDERENGKEAEYFYEGGIASFVEHLNRTKEPIHEPPIFLEGEKEGIAIEIAIQYNEGFASNLYSFANNINTHEGGTHESGFKTALTRVINDYARKNNMFKENDPNLVGDDVREGLTAIISVKLPDPQFEGQTKTKLGNSEARTITDSLFSEHLTKFMAENPSVARKLVEKGILASRARDAAKKARELTRRKSALEVSSLPGKLADCSSKDASISEIYIVEGDSAGGSAKQGRDRHFQAILPLRGKIINVEKARLDKILSNNEVRAIITALGTGIGEDFDITKARYHKIIIMTDADVDGAHIRTLLLTFLYRYMRPLIEEGYIYIAQPPLYKIQQSKQVYYAYNEKEMERIMSEIPESPKPGLQRYKGLGEMNPTQLWETTMDPANRTVLQVALEDAMLADEVFETLMGDRVEPRRDFIQENAHYVKNLDV, encoded by the coding sequence ATCGATCAGCAGCAATCGTATGATGAAAGTCAGATTCAGGTATTGGAAGGTTTGGAGGCCGTACGCAAAAGACCCGGGATGTATATCGGTTCTACCAGCGTTCGAGGGCTTCATCACCTCGTGTGGGAAATTGTCGATAACAGTATCGATGAGGCCATGGGCGGTCATTGCGACACCATCCGTGTAACCATAGGTGAAGACAACAGCATTACCGTTGAAGATAACGGCCGGGGAATTCCGGTCGGGATTCACGAAAAAATGGGTCGTCCAGCCGTTGAAGTCATTATGACTGTGCTTCATGCGGGCGGTAAATTCGGCGGCGGCGGATATAAAGTATCCGGAGGACTGCACGGAGTAGGGGCTTCGGTTGTTAACGCCCTGTCAACCCTTCTTGAAGTGGAAGTTCACAAAGACGGTCAGGTTTACTACCAGGCGTTTAAACAGGGTGTGCCGCAAGAAGATCTGAAAGTCACCGGCGAGACGGACAAACAGGGAACAATTATCCGATTTGAACCGGACCCTGATATTTTCACTGAAACAACCGTTTTTGATTATGATATTCTCGCAAACCGCCTGCGCGAGCTTGCTTTCCTTAACCGGGGACTTCGTATCTTCATTACGGACGAGCGGGAAAACGGGAAGGAAGCGGAATACTTCTATGAAGGCGGTATTGCCTCGTTTGTGGAACATTTGAACCGTACAAAAGAGCCGATTCACGAGCCGCCGATCTTTCTTGAAGGTGAAAAAGAAGGCATCGCCATAGAAATTGCGATTCAGTATAACGAAGGTTTTGCGAGCAATCTTTATTCCTTTGCCAACAACATCAACACTCACGAGGGCGGTACCCATGAGTCAGGGTTTAAAACAGCTCTAACCCGTGTCATTAACGATTATGCCCGTAAAAATAATATGTTCAAAGAAAACGATCCGAACCTGGTCGGTGATGATGTGCGTGAAGGCCTCACAGCTATCATCTCTGTAAAGCTTCCGGATCCGCAGTTTGAAGGACAGACCAAGACAAAACTCGGAAACAGTGAAGCGAGAACGATTACAGATTCCCTCTTCTCCGAGCATCTGACCAAATTCATGGCTGAGAACCCGTCTGTAGCAAGAAAGCTTGTTGAAAAAGGTATTCTTGCTTCACGGGCAAGAGACGCTGCGAAGAAAGCAAGGGAGCTGACACGCCGGAAATCAGCACTTGAAGTAAGCTCATTACCCGGGAAATTAGCAGACTGCTCTTCTAAAGACGCGTCAATCAGCGAAATTTACATCGTAGAGGGTGACTCTGCCGGAGGATCGGCAAAACAGGGCCGTGACCGGCATTTTCAGGCTATTCTCCCGCTGCGCGGTAAAATCATAAATGTGGAAAAAGCACGTCTCGACAAAATCCTTTCCAACAATGAAGTCCGTGCGATTATCACAGCTCTCGGTACAGGGATTGGTGAGGATTTTGACATTACCAAGGCCCGTTATCATAAAATCATCATTATGACGGATGCCGATGTTGATGGCGCCCACATCCGAACACTGCTGCTGACGTTCCTTTACCGTTATATGCGCCCACTTATTGAAGAGGGCTATATCTACATTGCGCAGCCTCCGCTCTACAAAATCCAGCAGAGCAAGCAGGTGTATTATGCGTACAACGAAAAGGAAATGGAACGGATTATGAGTGAAATTCCGGAATCACCGAAGCCGGGACTGCAGCGCTATAAGGGTCTTGGGGAAATGAATCCGACCCAGTTGTGGGAAACAACGATGGATCCGGCCAACCGTACTGTGCTGCAGGTCGCTCTTGAAGATGCGATGCTGGCAGACGAAGTCTTTGAGACACTAATGGGAGACCGTGTTGAACCGCGCCGCGATTTCATTCAGGAAAACGCCCATTATGTGAAAAACCTTGACGTATAA